From the Candidatus Aramenus sp. CH1 genome, one window contains:
- a CDS encoding ATP-binding protein produces MYFSDRPIEEEEELYDREEELRLLRQFATQYSVTLVLGLRRTGKTSLIKVGLKAENTIYVDMRKFEERNAITYSDFLREVEKEVNKRRRKLERLREYLKRVKGVSVGEVGVEFSLGRDRPSFGDLLEAMDEWAREEGRLVFVIDEVQELVKMRGYSLLPSFAYAYDNLRGVSFVFAGSKIGMLFKYLKVEDEESPLFGRYMAKVEVKPFTEEQSVDFLKRGFQQYGVNIKEERLREVARRLGGIPGWLALYGLETVNSGRDSLEDVVEKAFKLASKEFCAFVKERGSRRYVELMKGLKLTGKWGELKRYLEIEEGRKVSDSEVTRLLANLVDAGFVEKVDEEYRVADPVLRENVDKITC; encoded by the coding sequence ATGTACTTCAGCGACAGACCAATTGAAGAAGAGGAGGAGCTCTACGACAGGGAAGAAGAGCTTAGGCTACTTAGGCAGTTCGCTACGCAGTACTCCGTCACCTTAGTCCTGGGCCTCAGGAGGACTGGGAAGACCTCCCTCATTAAGGTCGGTCTTAAGGCAGAGAACACAATTTACGTGGACATGAGGAAGTTTGAGGAGAGGAACGCCATCACGTACTCCGACTTCCTCAGGGAGGTAGAGAAAGAGGTGAACAAGAGGAGGAGGAAGCTGGAGAGGTTAAGGGAGTACTTGAAGAGGGTAAAAGGTGTCAGCGTAGGGGAGGTCGGGGTAGAGTTCTCCCTAGGGAGGGACAGGCCGAGCTTCGGGGACCTCCTTGAGGCCATGGACGAGTGGGCCAGGGAGGAGGGGAGACTAGTATTCGTGATAGACGAGGTCCAGGAGCTCGTCAAGATGAGGGGCTACAGCCTGTTGCCCTCCTTTGCGTACGCTTACGACAACTTAAGGGGCGTATCCTTTGTGTTCGCCGGGTCAAAAATCGGCATGCTCTTCAAGTACCTGAAGGTCGAGGACGAGGAGAGCCCCCTCTTCGGGAGGTACATGGCCAAGGTAGAAGTAAAGCCCTTCACGGAGGAGCAGAGCGTCGACTTCCTCAAGAGGGGCTTCCAACAGTACGGAGTGAACATCAAGGAGGAGAGGCTGAGGGAGGTAGCGAGGAGGCTGGGAGGAATACCCGGCTGGCTGGCCCTCTACGGTCTCGAAACCGTGAACTCTGGGAGGGACTCCTTGGAGGACGTTGTGGAGAAGGCCTTTAAGCTGGCGTCCAAGGAGTTCTGCGCCTTCGTCAAGGAGAGGGGGTCGAGGAGGTACGTGGAGCTAATGAAGGGGCTAAAGCTCACTGGGAAGTGGGGGGAGCTGAAGAGGTACCTAGAGATCGAGGAGGGGAGGAAGGTTTCGGACAGCGAGGTCACCAGGCTGCTGGCAAACTTAGTGGACGCGGGGTTTGTGGAGAAGGTGGACGAGGAGTACAGGGTAGCCGACCCAGTGCTCAGGGAGAACGTAGATAAAATTACGTGTTAG